The Natronogracilivirga saccharolytica genome includes a window with the following:
- a CDS encoding flagellar basal body rod protein FlgB: protein MKLIDNQHSILLGKTMDALTLRQKMTSSNIANMDTPGYKKLNVSFEDELQRAQDKGGVRAMNTVNPTIEETDEKPVLEDELLEMTDTQIRVNVMTRSLRHHFDMLRTGITGINR, encoded by the coding sequence ATGAAACTCATCGACAATCAGCATTCCATACTGTTGGGCAAAACAATGGATGCGCTCACGCTGCGGCAGAAAATGACCTCATCCAATATTGCCAATATGGATACTCCGGGCTATAAGAAACTGAATGTCAGTTTTGAGGATGAACTGCAGCGTGCCCAGGACAAAGGGGGCGTCCGGGCGATGAATACCGTCAATCCGACTATTGAAGAAACAGATGAGAAGCCGGTGCTGGAAGACGAGCTGCTCGAAATGACCGACACGCAGATCCGCGTCAATGTGATGACCCGATCGCTGCGTCACCATTTTGACATGCTCAGAACCGGAATCACCGGTATTAACCGATAA
- a CDS encoding flagellar basal body rod protein FlgC → MLPDRLFSSFQTAAGGLSVQREKIGAATNNIANAGTSAPNGSADVYRPQSVQTGTGDRQDFQRMLLDSISTLRQTRPGHHAVSGGSVSQGNPGSSSSDFGPTAQMVESDNFRHEFDPNHPDADENGMVRYPDVDLIREMTQLVSANRLYEANLSAIEAEKQIIKRSLEI, encoded by the coding sequence ATGTTACCAGATCGACTTTTTTCATCATTTCAGACAGCGGCCGGGGGCTTGTCGGTTCAGCGGGAAAAAATTGGTGCGGCAACGAACAATATTGCCAACGCCGGAACATCCGCCCCCAATGGATCCGCGGATGTTTACCGTCCGCAATCCGTGCAGACGGGAACAGGGGACAGGCAGGATTTTCAAAGAATGCTGCTTGACAGTATATCCACACTGCGCCAGACACGTCCGGGCCATCATGCGGTATCCGGTGGAAGCGTCAGTCAGGGCAATCCGGGTTCTTCCTCTTCTGATTTTGGTCCGACCGCCCAAATGGTGGAGTCTGACAATTTCCGGCATGAATTTGACCCGAACCATCCCGACGCTGATGAAAACGGGATGGTCAGATACCCCGATGTTGACCTGATTCGTGAAATGACGCAGCTGGTGAGTGCCAATCGTCTGTATGAAGCGAATCTGAGTGCCATCGAGGCAGAAAAGCAGATAATCAAACGATCACTTGAAATATAG
- the fliE gene encoding flagellar hook-basal body complex protein FliE produces the protein MSTPLELRGLQQPFQAEPGQERQQLKTPESADSFSDMLSRAVNSVDETMKTSEQSIQDFAAGKTENVHEVMINMQRAQLSFQMMVEMRNKAIETYQEISRMQI, from the coding sequence ATGAGTACGCCATTAGAGCTCAGAGGCTTGCAGCAGCCGTTCCAGGCTGAGCCGGGTCAGGAGCGTCAGCAGTTGAAAACGCCGGAGTCGGCGGACAGTTTTTCCGACATGCTTTCAAGGGCAGTCAATTCGGTAGACGAAACCATGAAAACATCGGAGCAGAGCATCCAGGATTTTGCCGCTGGAAAGACTGAAAATGTTCATGAGGTGATGATCAACATGCAGCGCGCTCAGCTCAGTTTTCAGATGATGGTGGAGATGCGGAACAAAGCCATCGAGACCTATCAGGAAATCAGCAGAATGCAAATATAG